One part of the Arabidopsis thaliana chromosome 1 sequence genome encodes these proteins:
- a CDS encoding phosphatidylinositol-glycan biosynthesis class F-like protein, with protein sequence MKEAKEKKNPEISVSITISTWGAFAVYVITGLFLIFGFHVVRNKYSVDLISDPTLTLRLLWIIEFPIVVIIYSLFRRNPEKCSYFRAVGRSLVGLIAATAVLGASWIDWHRIFASLKPIGIIEHMLLVPAYGAIIGGWFGAWPMPLDWERPWQEWPICVCYGAIGGYIGGQMVSLLTLLSEHKNLKLA encoded by the exons ATGAAAGAggcgaaggagaagaagaatccagaAATCTCCGTTAGTATCACGATATCAACTTGGGGGGCTTTTGCTGTTTATGTGATTACTGGGTTATTTCTGATCTTCGGATTTCACGTGGTCCGTAACAAATACTCTGTCGATCTCATTTCTGATCCAACTCTCACTCTGCGTCTCCTATGG ATTATTGAGTTCCCGATCGTGGTAATCATCTACAGCTTGTTCCGACGAAACCCAGAGAAATGCTCG TACTTTAGAGCTGTTGGCCGAAGCTTAGTCGGACTAATTGCCG CAACTGCAGTTTTAGGTGCATCATGGATAGATTGGCATCGTATCTTTGCTTCACTAAA accAATCGGAATTATAGAACATATGCTCTTAGTTCCAGCATATGGAGCAATTATTGGAGGATGGTTTGGAGCTTGGCCTATGCCACTTGACTGGGAAAGACCATGGCAG GAATGGCCTATATGTGTGTGTTATGGAGCTATAGGAGGCTACATTGGTGGACAAATGGTGAGTTTGTTGACTCTTCTCAGCGAACACAAGAATTTGAAGCTAGCCTAG
- a CDS encoding phosphatidylinositol-glycan biosynthesis class F-like protein (FUNCTIONS IN: molecular_function unknown; INVOLVED IN: GPI anchor biosynthetic process; LOCATED IN: integral to membrane, endoplasmic reticulum membrane; EXPRESSED IN: 24 plant structures; EXPRESSED DURING: 13 growth stages; CONTAINS InterPro DOMAIN/s: GPI biosynthesis protein Pig-F (InterPro:IPR009580); Has 280 Blast hits to 280 proteins in 133 species: Archae - 0; Bacteria - 0; Metazoa - 113; Fungi - 111; Plants - 44; Viruses - 0; Other Eukaryotes - 12 (source: NCBI BLink).), with translation MKEAKEKKNPEISVSITISTWGAFAVYVITGLFLIFGFHVVRNKYSVDLISDPTLTLRLLWIIEFPIVVIIYSLFRRNPEKCSYFRAVGRSLVGLIAGALINALGAVSLGAPIGMQSLSKTIHWSFLMSVFTVVPATAVLGASWIDWHRIFASLKPIGIIEHMLLVPAYGAIIGGWFGAWPMPLDWERPWQEWPICVCYGAIGGYIGGQMVSLLTLLSEHKNLKLA, from the exons ATGAAAGAggcgaaggagaagaagaatccagaAATCTCCGTTAGTATCACGATATCAACTTGGGGGGCTTTTGCTGTTTATGTGATTACTGGGTTATTTCTGATCTTCGGATTTCACGTGGTCCGTAACAAATACTCTGTCGATCTCATTTCTGATCCAACTCTCACTCTGCGTCTCCTATGG ATTATTGAGTTCCCGATCGTGGTAATCATCTACAGCTTGTTCCGACGAAACCCAGAGAAATGCTCG TACTTTAGAGCTGTTGGCCGAAGCTTAGTCGGACTAATTGCCG GTGCTCTTATAAATGCTTTGGGAGCTGTTTCTTTGGGTGCACCTATTGGAATGCA ATCtctatcaaaaacaattcacTGGTCCTTTCTAATGTCTGTTTTCACG GTTGTACCAGCAACTGCAGTTTTAGGTGCATCATGGATAGATTGGCATCGTATCTTTGCTTCACTAAA accAATCGGAATTATAGAACATATGCTCTTAGTTCCAGCATATGGAGCAATTATTGGAGGATGGTTTGGAGCTTGGCCTATGCCACTTGACTGGGAAAGACCATGGCAG GAATGGCCTATATGTGTGTGTTATGGAGCTATAGGAGGCTACATTGGTGGACAAATGGTGAGTTTGTTGACTCTTCTCAGCGAACACAAGAATTTGAAGCTAGCCTAG
- the ADAP gene encoding ARIA-interacting double AP2 domain protein (ARIA-interacting double AP2 domain protein (ADAP); CONTAINS InterPro DOMAIN/s: DNA-binding, integrase-type (InterPro:IPR016177), Pathogenesis-related transcriptional factor/ERF, DNA-binding (InterPro:IPR001471); BEST Arabidopsis thaliana protein match is: Integrase-type DNA-binding superfamily protein (TAIR:AT1G79700.2); Has 6422 Blast hits to 4728 proteins in 256 species: Archae - 0; Bacteria - 37; Metazoa - 0; Fungi - 0; Plants - 6319; Viruses - 2; Other Eukaryotes - 64 (source: NCBI BLink).), producing MFIAVEVSPVMEDITRQSKKTSVENETGDDQSATSVVLKAKRKRRSQPRDAPPQRSSVHRGVTRHRWTGRYEAHLWDKNSWNETQTKKGRQVYLGAYDEEDAAARAYDLAALKYWGRDTILNFPLCNYEEDIKEMESQSKEEYIGSLRRKSSGFSRGVSKYRGVAKHHHNGRWEARIGRVFGNKYLYLGTYATQEEAAIAYDIAAIEYRGLNAVTNFDISRYLKLPVPENPIDTANNLLESPHSDLSPFIKPNHESDLSQSQSSSEDNDDRKTKLLKSSPLVAEEVIGPSTPPEIAPPRRSFPEDIQTYFGCQNSGKLTAEEDDVIFGDLDSFLTPDFYSELNDC from the exons atGTTCATCGCCGTCGAAGTTTCTCCGGTAATGGAAGACATCACACGGCAGAGCAAAAAAACTTCGGTTGAGAATGAAACCGGCGATGATCAGTCAGCAACATCAGTAGTCCTTAAAGCTAAACGCAAACGCCGATCGCAACCACGAGACGCTCCACCCCAACGTAGCTCCGTCCATAGAGGCGTCACAAG GCATCGATGGACTGGAAGGTACGAAGCACATTTGTGGGATAAGAATAGTTGGAACGAAACTCAGACCAAGAAAGGAAGACAAG TATATTTAG GGGCATATGACGAGGAAGATGCAGCAGCACGTGCCTACGACTTAGCAGCATTGAAATATTGGGGACGAGACACCATCTTGAACTTCCCT TTGTGTAATTATGAAGAAGACATCAAAGAAATGGAAAGCCAGTCAAAGGAAGAGTATATTGGATCTTTGAGAAG AAAAAGTAGTGGGTTTTCACGAGGTGTATCAAAATACAGAGGCGTTGCAAA GCATCACCACAATGGGAGATGGGAAGCTCGAATCGGAAGAGTGTTTGgcaataaatatttataccTTGGAACTTACG CGACGCAAGAAGAAGCAGCTATAGCGTACGATATCGCAGCTATCGAGTACCGTGGACTCAACGCCGTTACTAACTTCGACATCAGCCGTTATCTGAAACTCCCGGTGCCGGAGAACCCTATCGATACCGCGAATAATCTCCTCGAGAGTCCGCATTCTGATCTTAGCCCATTTATAAAACCTAACCACGAGTCTGACTTATCACAGAGTCAATCTTCGTCAGAGGACAACGATGATCGGAAAACAAAGCTCTTGAAGTCGTCACCTTTAGTGGCAGAGGAGGTAATCGGACCATCGACGCCACCTGAGATTGCTCCGCCTCGTCGGAGCTTCCCGGAAGATATCCAGACGTATTTCGGGTGTCAAAACTCCGGCAAGTTAACGGCGGAGGAAGATGATGTTATCTTCGGTGATTTAGATTCTTTCCTTACGCCTGATTTCTACAGCGAGTTAAATGATTGCTAA
- a CDS encoding phosphatidylinositol-glycan biosynthesis class F-like protein: MLGALINALGAVSLGAPIGMQSLSKTIHWSFLMSVFTVVPATAVLGASWIDWHRIFASLKPIGIIEHMLLVPAYGAIIGGWFGAWPMPLDWERPWQEWPICVCYGAIGGYIGGQMVSLLTLLSEHKNLKLA; encoded by the exons ATGCTCG GTGCTCTTATAAATGCTTTGGGAGCTGTTTCTTTGGGTGCACCTATTGGAATGCA ATCtctatcaaaaacaattcacTGGTCCTTTCTAATGTCTGTTTTCACG GTTGTACCAGCAACTGCAGTTTTAGGTGCATCATGGATAGATTGGCATCGTATCTTTGCTTCACTAAA accAATCGGAATTATAGAACATATGCTCTTAGTTCCAGCATATGGAGCAATTATTGGAGGATGGTTTGGAGCTTGGCCTATGCCACTTGACTGGGAAAGACCATGGCAG GAATGGCCTATATGTGTGTGTTATGGAGCTATAGGAGGCTACATTGGTGGACAAATGGTGAGTTTGTTGACTCTTCTCAGCGAACACAAGAATTTGAAGCTAGCCTAG
- the ADAP gene encoding ARIA-interacting double AP2 domain protein — translation MESQSKEEYIGSLRRKSSGFSRGVSKYRGVAKHHHNGRWEARIGRVFGNKYLYLGTYATQEEAAIAYDIAAIEYRGLNAVTNFDISRYLKLPVPENPIDTANNLLESPHSDLSPFIKPNHESDLSQSQSSSEDNDDRKTKLLKSSPLVAEEVIGPSTPPEIAPPRRSFPEDIQTYFGCQNSGKLTAEEDDVIFGDLDSFLTPDFYSELNDC, via the exons ATGGAAAGCCAGTCAAAGGAAGAGTATATTGGATCTTTGAGAAG AAAAAGTAGTGGGTTTTCACGAGGTGTATCAAAATACAGAGGCGTTGCAAA GCATCACCACAATGGGAGATGGGAAGCTCGAATCGGAAGAGTGTTTGgcaataaatatttataccTTGGAACTTACG CGACGCAAGAAGAAGCAGCTATAGCGTACGATATCGCAGCTATCGAGTACCGTGGACTCAACGCCGTTACTAACTTCGACATCAGCCGTTATCTGAAACTCCCGGTGCCGGAGAACCCTATCGATACCGCGAATAATCTCCTCGAGAGTCCGCATTCTGATCTTAGCCCATTTATAAAACCTAACCACGAGTCTGACTTATCACAGAGTCAATCTTCGTCAGAGGACAACGATGATCGGAAAACAAAGCTCTTGAAGTCGTCACCTTTAGTGGCAGAGGAGGTAATCGGACCATCGACGCCACCTGAGATTGCTCCGCCTCGTCGGAGCTTCCCGGAAGATATCCAGACGTATTTCGGGTGTCAAAACTCCGGCAAGTTAACGGCGGAGGAAGATGATGTTATCTTCGGTGATTTAGATTCTTTCCTTACGCCTGATTTCTACAGCGAGTTAAATGATTGCTAA
- the ADAP gene encoding ARIA-interacting double AP2 domain protein, which translates to MFFFLVLLTMLTGIMADSSRAVYLGAYDEEDAAARAYDLAALKYWGRDTILNFPLCNYEEDIKEMESQSKEEYIGSLRRKSSGFSRGVSKYRGVAKHHHNGRWEARIGRVFGNKYLYLGTYATQEEAAIAYDIAAIEYRGLNAVTNFDISRYLKLPVPENPIDTANNLLESPHSDLSPFIKPNHESDLSQSQSSSEDNDDRKTKLLKSSPLVAEEVIGPSTPPEIAPPRRSFPEDIQTYFGCQNSGKLTAEEDDVIFGDLDSFLTPDFYSELNDC; encoded by the exons atgtttttttttttggttttgctgacGATGCTGACCGGAATAATGGCTGACTCATCACGTGCAGTATATTTAG GGGCATATGACGAGGAAGATGCAGCAGCACGTGCCTACGACTTAGCAGCATTGAAATATTGGGGACGAGACACCATCTTGAACTTCCCT TTGTGTAATTATGAAGAAGACATCAAAGAAATGGAAAGCCAGTCAAAGGAAGAGTATATTGGATCTTTGAGAAG AAAAAGTAGTGGGTTTTCACGAGGTGTATCAAAATACAGAGGCGTTGCAAA GCATCACCACAATGGGAGATGGGAAGCTCGAATCGGAAGAGTGTTTGgcaataaatatttataccTTGGAACTTACG CGACGCAAGAAGAAGCAGCTATAGCGTACGATATCGCAGCTATCGAGTACCGTGGACTCAACGCCGTTACTAACTTCGACATCAGCCGTTATCTGAAACTCCCGGTGCCGGAGAACCCTATCGATACCGCGAATAATCTCCTCGAGAGTCCGCATTCTGATCTTAGCCCATTTATAAAACCTAACCACGAGTCTGACTTATCACAGAGTCAATCTTCGTCAGAGGACAACGATGATCGGAAAACAAAGCTCTTGAAGTCGTCACCTTTAGTGGCAGAGGAGGTAATCGGACCATCGACGCCACCTGAGATTGCTCCGCCTCGTCGGAGCTTCCCGGAAGATATCCAGACGTATTTCGGGTGTCAAAACTCCGGCAAGTTAACGGCGGAGGAAGATGATGTTATCTTCGGTGATTTAGATTCTTTCCTTACGCCTGATTTCTACAGCGAGTTAAATGATTGCTAA
- the ADAP gene encoding ARIA-interacting double AP2 domain protein, whose product MFDKLLWTCRHHHNGRWEARIGRVFGNKYLYLGTYATQEEAAIAYDIAAIEYRGLNAVTNFDISRYLKLPVPENPIDTANNLLESPHSDLSPFIKPNHESDLSQSQSSSEDNDDRKTKLLKSSPLVAEEVIGPSTPPEIAPPRRSFPEDIQTYFGCQNSGKLTAEEDDVIFGDLDSFLTPDFYSELNDC is encoded by the exons ATGTTTGATAAGTTATTATGGACTTGCAGGCATCACCACAATGGGAGATGGGAAGCTCGAATCGGAAGAGTGTTTGgcaataaatatttataccTTGGAACTTACG CGACGCAAGAAGAAGCAGCTATAGCGTACGATATCGCAGCTATCGAGTACCGTGGACTCAACGCCGTTACTAACTTCGACATCAGCCGTTATCTGAAACTCCCGGTGCCGGAGAACCCTATCGATACCGCGAATAATCTCCTCGAGAGTCCGCATTCTGATCTTAGCCCATTTATAAAACCTAACCACGAGTCTGACTTATCACAGAGTCAATCTTCGTCAGAGGACAACGATGATCGGAAAACAAAGCTCTTGAAGTCGTCACCTTTAGTGGCAGAGGAGGTAATCGGACCATCGACGCCACCTGAGATTGCTCCGCCTCGTCGGAGCTTCCCGGAAGATATCCAGACGTATTTCGGGTGTCAAAACTCCGGCAAGTTAACGGCGGAGGAAGATGATGTTATCTTCGGTGATTTAGATTCTTTCCTTACGCCTGATTTCTACAGCGAGTTAAATGATTGCTAA